A window of Pseudomonas monteilii contains these coding sequences:
- a CDS encoding glyceraldehyde-3-phosphate dehydrogenase produces the protein MWKVTVNQKPDQCLGEWIDREALAEAMIPLIGQLYRNNNVVSSIYGRSLINRSVISILKAHRFARHRQSDEAELSVHETFPLLKAMSELKLGAASVDLGKLANKFKREGNGRSAEQFVREELADVVGQQSTAASKGTDVVLYGFGRIGRLLARILIEKTGGGDGLRLRAIVVRKGADNDLVKRASLLRRDSVHGPFDGTIVVDEANNTITANGNLIQVIYSNDPTTVDYTQYGIQNALLVDNTGKWRDAEGLGQHLKCPGVDRVILTAPGKGALKNIVHGINHGEITADDKIVSAASCTTNAIVPVLKAVNDQYGIVNGHVETVHSFTNDQNLIDNFHKGSRRGRAAPLNMVITETGAATAAAKALPVLKGKLTGNAIRVPTPNVSMAILNLNLEKATTREEINEYLRQTAMHSELHKQIDYVSSQEVVSTDFVGSRYAGVVDAEATISNDNRVVLYVWYDNEFGYSCQVVRVMEDMAGVNPPAFPR, from the coding sequence ATGTGGAAGGTTACCGTGAATCAGAAGCCCGACCAGTGTCTTGGTGAATGGATCGACCGTGAAGCCCTGGCTGAAGCGATGATCCCGCTTATCGGTCAGCTCTACCGCAACAACAACGTGGTGAGCTCGATCTATGGCCGCAGCCTGATCAACCGTTCGGTGATCTCGATCCTCAAGGCCCACCGCTTCGCCCGTCACCGCCAGAGCGACGAAGCCGAGCTGTCGGTTCACGAGACGTTCCCGCTGCTCAAGGCCATGAGCGAGCTGAAGCTGGGCGCCGCCTCGGTCGACCTGGGCAAGCTCGCCAACAAGTTCAAGCGTGAAGGCAATGGCCGCAGCGCCGAGCAGTTCGTGCGCGAAGAGCTGGCCGATGTCGTGGGCCAGCAGAGCACCGCGGCGAGCAAGGGCACCGACGTGGTGCTGTACGGCTTCGGTCGTATCGGCCGCCTGCTGGCGCGCATCCTGATCGAGAAGACCGGCGGTGGCGACGGCCTGCGCCTGCGTGCGATCGTCGTGCGCAAGGGCGCCGACAATGACCTGGTCAAGCGCGCCAGCCTGCTGCGCCGCGACTCGGTGCACGGTCCGTTCGACGGCACCATCGTGGTCGACGAGGCCAACAACACCATCACCGCCAACGGCAACCTGATCCAGGTGATCTACTCCAACGACCCGACCACCGTGGACTACACCCAGTACGGCATCCAGAATGCCCTGCTGGTGGACAACACCGGCAAGTGGCGTGACGCCGAAGGCCTGGGCCAGCACCTCAAGTGCCCGGGTGTCGACCGTGTGATCCTCACCGCACCGGGCAAGGGCGCGCTGAAGAACATCGTGCATGGCATCAACCACGGCGAGATCACCGCCGACGACAAGATCGTCTCGGCCGCCTCCTGCACCACCAACGCCATCGTGCCGGTGCTCAAGGCCGTCAACGACCAGTACGGCATCGTCAACGGCCACGTCGAAACCGTTCACTCGTTCACCAACGACCAGAACCTGATCGACAACTTCCACAAGGGCAGCCGCCGTGGCCGCGCCGCGCCGCTGAACATGGTCATCACCGAGACCGGTGCCGCCACCGCCGCCGCCAAGGCACTGCCGGTGCTCAAGGGCAAGCTGACCGGCAACGCCATCCGCGTACCTACGCCGAACGTCTCGATGGCCATTCTCAACCTGAATCTCGAGAAGGCCACCACCCGCGAAGAGATCAACGAGTACCTGCGCCAGACGGCCATGCACTCGGAACTGCACAAGCAGATCGACTACGTCAGCTCGCAGGAAGTGGTCTCCACCGACTTCGTCGGCTCGCGTTACGCCGGTGTGGTCGATGCCGAAGCCACCATCAGCAATGACAACCGTGTCGTGCTCTACGTCTGGTACGACAACGAGTTCGGCTACAGCTGCCAGGTCGTGCGCGTGATGGAAGACATGGCCGGGGTCAACCCGCCAGCGTTCCCTCGCTAA
- a CDS encoding pyridine nucleotide-disulfide oxidoreductase: MAVYNYDVVVLGSGPAGEGAAMNAAKAGRKVAMVDSRRQVGGNCTHLGTIPSKALRHSVRQIMRFNTNSMFRAIGDPRWFSFPDVLKSAETVIAKQVASRTSYYARNRVDVFFGTGSFADEQTIEVVCPNGVVEKLVAKHIIIATGSRPYRPADIDFNHPRIYDSDTILSLGHTPRKLIVYGAGVIGCEYASIFSGLGVLIELIDNRSQLLSFLDSEISQALSYHFSNNHITVRHNEEYERVEGLDNGVILHLKSGKKIKADALLWCNGRTGNTDRLGLENIGIKPNSRGQIEVDETYSTGVANVYGAGDVIGWPSLASAAHDQGRSAAGSIVDNGSWRFVNDVPTGIYTIPEISSIGKNEQELTQAKVPYEVGKAFFKSMARAQIAGEPQGMLKILFHRETLQILGVHCFGYQASEIVHIGQAIMDQPGELNTLKYFVNTTFNYPTMAEAYRVAAYDGLNRLF; encoded by the coding sequence ATGGCTGTCTACAACTACGACGTGGTGGTGCTGGGTTCCGGCCCGGCCGGTGAAGGCGCGGCGATGAACGCCGCCAAGGCAGGGCGCAAGGTCGCGATGGTCGATAGCCGCCGTCAGGTCGGCGGCAACTGCACCCACCTGGGCACCATCCCGTCCAAAGCGCTGCGCCATTCGGTTCGGCAGATCATGCGCTTCAACACCAACTCGATGTTCCGCGCCATCGGCGACCCGCGCTGGTTCTCCTTTCCCGACGTGCTCAAGAGCGCCGAGACGGTCATCGCCAAGCAGGTGGCCTCGCGCACCAGCTACTACGCGCGCAACCGGGTGGACGTGTTCTTCGGCACCGGCAGTTTCGCCGACGAGCAGACCATCGAAGTGGTCTGCCCCAATGGCGTGGTCGAGAAACTGGTGGCCAAGCACATCATCATTGCCACCGGCTCGCGTCCCTACCGCCCGGCGGACATCGACTTCAACCACCCGCGCATCTACGACAGCGACACCATCCTCAGCCTCGGCCACACGCCGCGCAAGCTGATCGTCTACGGTGCCGGGGTGATCGGTTGCGAGTACGCCTCGATCTTCAGCGGCCTGGGCGTCCTGATCGAGTTGATCGACAACCGCAGCCAGCTGTTGAGCTTCCTCGACTCGGAGATCTCCCAGGCGCTGAGCTACCACTTCAGCAACAACCACATCACCGTGCGCCACAACGAGGAGTACGAGCGGGTCGAAGGCCTGGACAACGGGGTGATCCTGCACCTGAAGTCCGGCAAGAAGATCAAGGCCGATGCCTTGCTGTGGTGCAACGGCCGGACCGGCAACACCGATCGCCTGGGGCTGGAGAACATCGGCATCAAGCCCAACAGCCGTGGGCAGATCGAGGTCGACGAGACCTACAGCACCGGGGTCGCCAACGTCTACGGCGCCGGTGACGTGATCGGCTGGCCGAGCCTGGCCAGTGCCGCCCACGACCAGGGTCGCTCGGCCGCTGGCAGCATCGTCGACAATGGCAGCTGGCGCTTCGTCAATGACGTGCCGACCGGCATCTACACCATTCCCGAGATCAGCTCGATCGGCAAGAACGAACAGGAACTGACCCAGGCCAAGGTGCCCTACGAGGTCGGCAAGGCGTTCTTCAAGTCCATGGCCCGCGCGCAGATCGCCGGCGAGCCGCAGGGCATGCTGAAGATCCTCTTCCACCGCGAGACCCTGCAGATCCTCGGCGTGCACTGCTTCGGCTACCAGGCCTCGGAAATCGTGCACATCGGCCAGGCGATCATGGACCAGCCGGGCGAATTGAACACGCTCAAGTACTTCGTCAACACCACCTTCAACTACCCGACCATGGCCGAGGCCTACCGGGTCGCGGCCTACGACGGCCTGAACCGGCTTTTTTGA